In the genome of Paenibacillus pabuli, the window TTCCTGTTCCCCCGCCCATTCCGGCAGTTACAAAAACCATGTCGGCACCCTTCAAGGTGTTCATCATCAGATCACGGGATTCTTCTGCAGCTTTTTTACCCACTTCAGGGTTGGCACCAGCACCAAGACCTCGTGTCAACTTATCGCCAATCTGCAATTTATGTTCGGATTTCGCCAAGTGTAATGCCTGGGCATCCGTATTCGCGGTAATGAACTCTACACCTTGCACTCCATTTTCAATCATTCGATTGACAGCATTGCTTCCACCGCCGCCCACACCGATGACCTTTATTTGAGCAAAGCTCTCCATCTCGAAATCAAATTCCAACATATTATTCCATCTCCCCCTCAATGTGCATGGATAGCCCGTCCAATTGGTATTGAACCGAATCAATTTCATATATCGACGAACGAAAGCGTTTATGTTAGTTTACCAGCGCATTCAAACGGCTTCAACAATTGTATGAAATGGATTCAACCTGTTATATAAATTCGCTGAACATATTTTTCAGCCGTTCAAACAGACCTGGTTTTTGCTCCGATTCCTGAGCCGCATTCGGCTTAGGACGGTTGGTCGGTTTTTTGTTGATATTATTGTTGTTTCCACCGCCGCTGTTGGTCGAGGGACGAATACGCAAACTGCGGATTACACTGTGCAAAATGCCGACTCCGCTCGTAAAGCCAGGGTCACGCACACCGATATAATCCGGCACCGCAACTCGTACCGAAGCAGCAAGCTCATGCTGAGCTACCTGCAAAACACCTGGCATAGAGACCGTACCTCCCGTTAGTATATAACCTCCAGGAAGATCATTGTAACCAAGACGTTTCACTTCTTGAGAAATCATCTGGAATATTTCCTGAACCCTCGGTTCGATAATAGCCGCCAGATCCTCTTGAGAGAATTCCTTGTCTACATTGCTGCCGATCCTTGTTACTTTGAACATGACATCCGCAGCAGCATCATCCAGCCATGCGCAGCCATATTTCAGTTTCACCTTTTCGGCTTGATCTGTTAATGTGCGCAGACCATAGGCGATGTCGTTCGTTACGAATTCCCCGCCGATAGGCAGCGTTGAAGTCGCGACAAGACTGTCTTCTTCAAAGATGGCAATGGTTGTAGCCCCTGCCCCGATATCAACAAGCACGGACCCCATCGTTTTTTCATCCTTGGACAATGCCAGCTGACCTGCTCCAAGTGACATGAGTACCAGATCACTTACTTTCAGACCCGCTTTTTCCACGCAGCGCAAAAGATTATGTATCGCAGTTTTTGCACCCGTAATGATGGTCGCTTCCACTTCAAGACGAACACCAATCATGCCACGTGGGTCCTGTATGCCTTCCAAGCCATCTACAACATACTGCTTGGCTACAACATCAATAATTTCCCGTTCCGGCGGAACCGCAATTACTTCGGCTGCTTTCAACACCCGCTCCATGTCTTCTTCTCCGATTTCACGATCCTCGTTAGACACCGCCACGACGCCGTGACTGCTCATTAGTCCGATATGATTTCCCGAGATTCCAACATATACTTCGGATATTTGAATACCCACCATACGTTCTGCATGATCCACTGCATTGCGGATCGATTGGACCGTCTGATCGATATCTACGATTACACCTTTGCGAATTCCCTCCGAGTCGGCAGATCCAACTCCAATAATATTAAAGGTTCCATTATTCATTTCCCCAATAATAGCGCGAATTTTGGATGTACCGATGTCCAAACTAACAATGATGTCATTGTTGCTCAAGTCTGTGGCACCTCCTGACTCCAAATAGTAAAATACGTTCGGGTTTAAACACTCTTAAAACATATTCAACACACTTTAGGCTTTCCCTCTTTTTTCTACAATTTTTTTGGGTGCCAAGATCTGGTTGCGAGACATAAAACCTTGAAGAAAAAAGAAGGAGGCAACTCAAGTGCCATAAGTTCAAGTGTATCATTTTTTCTTCGTCTCAGAAAGAACAACTTTCACTGGATAAAAGGGACTAAACCCCGATCCCGCCTGGTTTTGAATACTGCTCAACCGAATAAAGGTGGAAATCAGGGAGTTGCTCCTGGCTCAACATCTTCTTCCGGGTTATCCGGAATGAAAGGAACGTACGTATCAGCTTCCAGCATCGTGATTTTCCCTGGACGTTCGGTCTCAATGACCTGGTTGAGATACTCTACCTTGTCGGACAATAGAGAAACGGTTGTGATCACTTCAAACTGTGACTTGGTATACATCCGAATCTGATCCGGGAATGAAGGTGTGGGATTCGGAATAATCTCTGAAATATCCGTTGTAAGTTCATTCGGGATCTTGGCCAATGTTTCACTCAGCTTGGCCTTGAGCGGGTCATCCGCCTTCCACTGGGTCAAAATCGGTTTCTCAACTGCAACTCCAATGGTGGCTGGAACCGTTAAGCTTGTCCCGCTAGCCAGTATGGCTTTTAGCGTACCGTCCGAACCCAGTTCATACGCAACCGTTGGATATTCCTGAACCTTGATATGAATAGTACCGGGGAATTGTTTATCCACAGTTACGGTTGATATAGCCTTGATCGTTTTCAGTCGCTCAATCACATCAGCAGAGGTTGTCCCAAAAAACTGTTCGCCCTCCTTCAGACCGCTTTTCTCCAGCAGTTCCGAAGTTGTTGTGTATACATTACCCGTAATCTCAATTGCCGAAATCCGACTCATCGAAGAACGAAAAAAAAGTACAGCAAGTAATACAATAAAAAGAAGTAAGAGAATAAAAACAATTTTACGGCTTGTGTTTCGTTTGGGCCGATTCTTCTTCAGAACCGGAATTTGACTTTTAGGCATAGGTCGCGCTCCACAAAGCCTCCGGCCCCCTTCCCTCAAGAAGGGGACTCAAAGGACGTTAATTGGCAAAATCCAGCTGCTTGGAAACGGGGGACTGTCGCTCAACCGAAGCTCCAAGACTCTGAAAGAGCTTCTCGATACGATCGTACCCTCTATCAATATGGTGCACTTGCTCCACAACCGTTTTTCCTTGGGCAGCAAGGCCAGCAATGACCAGTGCTGCACCTGCACGCAGATCGGTTGCTTCCACTGTAGCCCCGTACAAACGAGGAACGCCGCGGATAAATGCTGCATTCATGTCTACCGAAATATCGGCTCCCATGACATTTAGCTCATCCACATGTTTGAACCGACCTTCGAATACCGTTTCCTTCATCACACTGAAACCGTCAGCCAGACTGAGCAGCACCATAATTTGCGACTGCAGGTCTGTTGGAAATGAAGGATACGGAGAAGTCACAATGCGGTCTACTGATTTGGGACGGCTCATACAGCTCACCGTCATTATATCATTGCAGACTGTGATTTGAACACCAGTACGCTTCAACACATGTATAAGGGAAGTAAGATGAGCCGGATTACAGTGTGTAAGCGTTACGTTTCCTCTCGTTGCTGCGGCTGCAATCATCACCGTTCCTGCAACAATTCGATCAGGTATAATTTCGTAAGAGCAGGGCCTGAGTTTCTCAACACCATTAATGGTAATCGTATCCGTTCCAGCACCAATAATTCTTGCACCCATCGCATTCAAAAAATGTTGCAAATCCTGTATTTCAGGTTCTCGAGCTGCATTAAATATCGTTGTAGTACCCTCAGCTGTAACGGCAGCCATCATAATATTTTCTGTGGCTCCTACGCTGGGGAAGTCCAGATGAATGTCTGTACCCACCAGCTTGCGCCCGCGGCAGATAATTTGCTGATCCAGCTCTTCAATCGAAGCTCCGAGCGCTTCAAGGCCCCGAAGGTGAAGATCAATTTTACGTTCCCCAATGGCACAGCCACCTGGCTGGTACACGGATACTTGCCCAAACTTAGCCAGCAATGGTCCCATCAAAAAAATGGAAGAACGCATCTGCTTCATGAGATCCTCAGGCACATCATAAGACCGGATAGACGACGTATCTATCGTCACTGTTCCCTGTTCATGCCGACACGTGCATCCAAGTCGTTCCAGGATATACAGCATCACTTCAATGTCCAGCAAGTGTGGAACGTTGTGCAACGTAACTTCTCCGTCTGCCAACAAACTTGCGGCCATAATCGGTAAAGCGGCATTTTTTGCTCCATGGATGCGTATGGATCCTGAGAGGGGTTTCCCGCCTTCAATCACCAATTTGTCCAATGTATCACCTCCGGGGTTTACCGTTCACCCACTACGAAGACTTCCGGTACCAGGTTAATACCGTTTTGAGATGATATAGTGTTCTGAATCTGCTGCATTAGGGTGATGACGTCCTCTGCTGTTGCTTGGCCTGTATTGACAATGAAATTGGCATGCATGGTGGATACCTGTGCCCCTCCCTGAGTCATACCCTTTAGCCCCGCTGCTTCAATCAGTCGGGCAGCATGATCACCGGGTGGGTTTCGGAACACGCTGCCAGCACAAGCCATCTGCAATGGCTGTGTACGGCGTCTGCGGTCTTTATAAGCCGCCATCGATTCCGAAATGGCTTTGCGTTCTCCCTGCTGGAGTGCAAACGTTGCCTCCAGCACGATGCCTCTCCGTTCATGCAGAACAGAGTGGCGATAGGCAAATTCCATGTCCTCCTTGCTGTAACGTACCAATTCCCCTGTCTCCAGTACAATCTCAGCGGATTGAAATATCCGTGACACATCCGATCCATGGGCTCCTGCGTTCATATATACGGCTCCGCCGACCGTTCCGGGGATGCCGCTGCCAAATTCCAAACCGGTCCACTCTTTCTTTGCAGCAACAACACTGAGTTTAACAAAGGAATGTGCTGCTCCGGCAGTTACCCCGCCCTCGTGAAACTCGGCATAATCAAAGCCTTCTCCCGGTTTCACGACAACTCCGCGTATTCCCTTGTCAGACACCAGCATGTTTGAACCCCGCCCAAGCTGCATCCATGGGATCTGATGCTCGTGCAGCAATTGAATGAGATTGACCATCTGCTCCTTGTTTTCCGGTATGACCAGCGCATCTGCAGGACCGCCGATCTTCCATGTTGTGTATTTGGCTAGCGGCTCGTTTTCAAGAACGTTGCCGACATTGTTCTGGGATAGTAACGATATCCACTGCTGCATATTAACATCCTCCTTTACTTCAAAACCGATGAGCACGGCAGTTTTCGTTGCTGCAAGCCGTGTTGCGGCGCCATGGAACGATTGTCACGATTTATACGGTATCTTATGTCAGTCCCGCCGTGTGTGTGACAATCGCCCAAAATGCACTTTAACGCCCTGCAGCAAGATGCCGAATCTCGCTCACAAGTACCTCGGCTGCATCGGGTTTCCCCAGTTTCCGGGAGGCTTCTGCCATCCTTCTGCGCGCCGCTTCGTCATTCATAATGCCTGCAATCGCTTGATATAACGCCTGGCCTGTCAGATCCTTTTCCAACATCGTAAGCGATGCACCGCCCCCCTCAAGCGTACGAGCATTTGCCTCCTGATGATTATTCGTCACGTTAGGTGACGGAATCAGGATGGATGGAATACCGAGAGAAGTAATCTCGGCAAGGAATGATGCCCCTGCACGATTTACAATCAGCGATGTGCATGCAAGAACCTCAGGCATGTTGTGTACGTAAGGCAGCACATGCAGATGATTTGGCATCGTTCCAAGGGAACTGCGAATGGCTTCACGTGTTTCATCAAAATAAGAATCACCAGTCACGTAAACCACGTGCACATCTTCAAGCTTGGCCAACATTGGTGCCATATCCACCATGGCTTTATTAATTGCTTTCGCGCCACGGCTGCCGCCAACCACAAGAACAACTCGGCTGTCCATGGGTACACCCAGTGTCGCAAAACCACGATCGCGGCTGGCCTGGGCTACCGTTGTAGCCCTTGGATTGCCGGTATACACAACCTTTTTCGCTCCAGAGAATGCTTTCTCAGACCCCTCAAAACTAACAGCGACCGTGTCCACATACCGGGTAAGAAACTTGTTAGTTAACCCCGGAATGGCATTCTGCTCATGAATCACACTCGGAATGCCAAGTTTGGCTGCTGCATATACAACAGGTCCACACACGTAGCCCCCCGTACCGATAACAACATCGGGTTTGAATTCCTTGAGCATTTTCTTGGCTTTGCGTACACCTTGCAGAAATCTCATCACAGTTTTCACGTTGTCAAAAGATAATTTCCGGCGAAAACCAGTAATATCGATTGATTGAAACGGAATATTCTCCTGGGGCACCAGTTTGCTTTCCAGCCCACGGGTACCACCGATATATAAAAATGTCGAGTCGGGATTCTCCGCCTCACATTGCCTTGCTATAGCAACGGCCGGATAGATATGCCCACCGGTACCGCCGCCACTTAGAACGACTCGCATCGTACATTCACCTCGCATAACGGGATAAGTTTAATAATATGCCTAGCGCTGTCAACATCAAGGTCAGAGATGAACCGCCATAACTGATGAGTGGTAGCGTAATTCCTGTAACGGGCATAAGCCCGATCACAACGCCAATGTTGATAATGACCTGCACAGCCACCATACCCACAATACCTACGCCCAGAAGACTGCCAAAAGCATCTGGTACCGTCATCGCTACGCGCATCCCTCTCCACACCAGCACCAGGAACAGCAATAATACAATCATTCCACCAATGAAGCCAAGCTCTTCTGCCAAAATGGAAAAAATAAAATCCGTTTGCGGCTCAGGCACATAGCTGTATTTTTGTCGGCTCATACCCAGCCCCAAGCCCGCAAGTCCTCCGGGGCCGATCGCATATAAAGATTGAATAATCTGGTATCCGGCACCAAGTGGATCAGACCACGGATCCAAAAAAGCCGTTATTCGCTGCAATCTGTAAGGAGCTGCCGCAATCAACGCGGCAAATCCCGCGACTCCGCCTAGAGCAAGCAGCAAGAGATGCTTCATCCGTGCTCCTGCTGTAAAAATAATGAGCATTGATGCACCCAGCATGACTGTGCCTGTCCCCAAATCAGGCTGAAGCATAATAATACCGAAGGCCAAACCAATCAAACCGAGCGGTGGCAGAAGCCCCGTCATGAACGTTTTAATTTTGCCAGGTTCCTTGCTTAACCAATGAGCAAGAAACAGGATCATGCCCAATTTCATGAATTCTGAAGGCTGTATGCCGAACGAGCCAATGCCCAACCAGCTTCGTGCCCCTCCGCGAACCACTCCAATGCCAGGAATCAGCACCGCAATCAGCATTATAAAACAGGCAATCAGTATGGGCTTTGCATACTTTCTCCAGACCCGGTAGTCCACATTTGCAGTAACGAACATGGCAGCAAGTCCAAGTCCAGCGAACAGCATTTGTCTTTTGACAAAATAAAATGAATCACCGTAGTCATGAAAAGCAAGCACCGAGCCTGCACTGTAAACCATAATAATGCCGATGGCAAGCAATGCCAGAATACAAATTAGGAGCCAGATATCCGGCGCCGGTCGCGTCTGTTTCATCAGGAGGCCACCCCTTGCATGGAAGTAGGGGCTTTTCCACCCCCCTACTTACAAGTTATGCGCCGCCTCTTTAAAAATGCGTCCCCGCTCTTCATAGGAAGCAAACATGTCCCAGCTTGCACATGCAGGTGATAACAAGACCACATCCCCCGGAGCTGCAAACTGTGAAGCTTCCTGCACGGCAGCGGTTAACGTCCGGGCAGCGTCCTCCTCATTATCGACGACCTTAATTTGCTTTAATCCCGCCAGTTCCGCGACCTTGGCAATTTTCTCTCGTGTCTCTCCAAGAGCAACCACAGCCTTCACCCGCTCCTGAAACAATGGCAGCAATTCCATCATGTCTGAACCACGATCCAACCCTCCAGCAATGAGCACGACTGGCTCCTTGAAGGAGTTCAGCGCCATTACGGTTGCTTTGGAGTTGGTCGCTTTGGAATTGTTGTAATAGTTAGCTCCATTATGTTCAAGTACATACTCAAGGCGGTGTTCAACCCCCTTGAAGTCAGCCAGAGGCGCAGCAAGTACAGAAGGATCGGCTCCAGCGGACACAGCAATAGCTACTGCTGCCAATGCATTTCCCACATTGAATCGTCCCGGAATTCCGATGTCTTCCACATCAATAACGACGTGATGGTTGCCATGACCGTCTGCATAAATCACCTGGCGCTTCACATCATCCTCTTCCCCATCCACGTATGGTGGATCAGCATACACTCCTGCTTCAAGCTTCTCTGTCAGTGAGAATGGAAGCAGTTTTGCTTTGATATAAGGAACCAGTCCACGGCATACCGGATCATCCCAGTTCAGGATAGCTATATCCTCCGGTTGCTGGTTGGCGAACAATTTGGCTTTGGAAGCCACATAATCATCCATATCCCCATGGTAATCCAAATGCGTCTCTGCCACGTTTAGCAAACTGGCAATGCGCGGACGGAAATCGGATGTTCCTTTCAGCTGGAAACTGCTAAGCTCCACCACCATCCAGTTATCCGCAGAAGCCTGCTCAGCTGCCTCACACAATGGTGTTCCAATATTACCGGCAACGATAGGTTTCAAACCAGCAAGCTCCAACATGTTGCCTACCCACGTTGTAGTGGTCGTTTTCCCATTAGAGCCAGTGATTCCGATCATAGGCGCAGCACATAGATGATATGCTACTTCTACCTCAGTCACCACTTCTATGCCTAAGGCGAGTGCCTGCTGCACAGGAGGTGCCTGATATGGAATGCCCGGGTTTTTGACCACAAGCTTCACATCACTATGAATCAGATCGTCCGGATGTCCTCCGCATACAACAGAAATTCCCAAAGCCTCCAATTCGGATGCTTCGGGACACTGTTCTCTCTCTTTTTTATCATTAACTGTAACGATTGCGCCTGCACGATCCAGCACTTTAGCGACCTGCACGCCGCTTTTGGCCAGTCCAAGCACGACCACTTGTTGCCCACGATATGTTTCAGGATGATTCATTGTTTACAACCCCTTGTTGAGATAAAGTCCAAGAGCGGCCAAAATGGCACCTACCGCCCAAAAAGTAATGACAACTCGCCATTCCGACCAGCCACTCAGTTCAAAGTGATGATGAATCGGGCTCATTTTGAATACACGTTTGCCACGAGTTTTGAATGATACCACTTGAATAATGACGGACAGGATTTCGATGACGAAAATACCGCCAATGATGACAAAAAGAAGTTCTGTCTTCGTCACAATGGCGACAGCACCAATCGCACCACCAATCCCTAGTGAGCCTGTATCTCCCATAAACACTTTGGCCGGGTGTGCGTTATATACCAGGAAGCCAAGTACCGCACCAATCATTGCCGCCGCACATACCGCTGCCGGCATGGATGTTGCCTGCATCGCCACAATGGCAAATGCCCCAAATGCGATGGCGCTCACCCCGGACAGCAAGCCATCCAGACCATCGGTAAAGTTGACTGCATTCGTAATGGCAAGCATCATGAATACCACAAACGGATAGTAGAACCATCCTGTCCAGTCGAAGGAGACCGAGGTACCTGGAATCGATATGGCTGTGCTGTGTCCATTTTGGATCAGCAAGTAACACATCACTGCACTGAAGAACAATTGACCAAGCATCTTCTGTCTAGCCGTCAGCCCCAGTGAACGTTTGAACACAATCTTGATGTAGTCATCCAGGAAACCGATCAGTCCAAAGCCGAGTGTAGCCACAAGCAGAACATAAAAGTCCGTATTTTTGACCGCTGAAAATTTCAAAAAGGCCAATGTAAACGCGAGTAAAATAACCACTCCGCCCATTGTAGGTGTTCCGCTTTTCTTTAGATGGCTCTGAGGCCCATCTTCCCGAACCTGCTGCCCGAACTTCATTCGACGCAGCAATGGGATCAAAAGCGGTGCGGCAATCACCGCCAAAATAAATGAAACACCGATTGTTAACAGTAATACCTGAAAATCCATGGGTTCACCCCTCTAGTCTACTCTATTCTGTAATGGAGCTGTTTTTAGCGCTTCGACCACATCCTCCAGCTTCATGCCACGTGAGGCCTTAAACAAGACAACGTCTCTGGAATGGAGATTCTCCAATAGATAACGAGTCAATTCTTCCTTGCTCTCAAAAGTGTGTACGGCTTCAGCCGGCATGTTCTGTCTTGCCCCTTCTGCGATACTCGCAGATAATGGGCCGTAAGCCAGCACCATATTCATTTTGTCGGGTGTAATGTATTCGCCGATTGCCCGATGGAGCTCATGCTCCTGAGGCCCCAGTTCAAGCATATCACCGAGTACAGCTACTTTAATCCGATACCCCTTGAGGCCTTCCAGCACATCCACAGCGGCTTTCATGGAGGTTGGGCTGGCGTTGTAAGCATCATTGAGCATCGTCAAACCGCTGACACCGTTAATAATCTCGATGCGCATGCCGGTTAATTTCAGATGGGACAGACCTGCCACAATCTGTTCAGCAGCTACTCCAAAATGACGGGCAACCGCTAATGCAGCAAGACAGTTGACCACATTATGTGTTCCCAATAATGGCAGTGTAAGAGCACCCTCACCAGACTGCTTGGTTGTAAACGCGACCCCGCTCTGGGCATTCATAATTCCAGTAGGATAATCATCATTATCCGTCTGCAAGCCAAAGGTATACCGCTGAAGTTCTTCAGGCAGCTTAGTCGCTGGCTCTGCCAGAACCTGCTCAATCAACGGTTCGTCGCCGTTGTAGATCAGCAATCCACCTGGTTTCATGCCAGCAGCAATTTCAACTTTTGCCCGAGCAATCTCCAATCGGGATCCCAATTGAAGGAGATGAGATTCACCTATATTTGTGATGATCGCGACATCAGGTTGGGCAATTAAAGACAATTCCTCAATCTCCCCTCGGCCGCTCATACCCATCTCCAGAATTACGATCTCAGTATCATGTTCCATACTAAGTACGGTAAGTGGCAAACCGATATGGTTATTGAAGTTGCCTTGGGTCTTATGCACTTTGAACGTGGTAGACAGAATGGCATCCACAATGTCCTTTGTTGTTGTTTTTCCATTGCTGCCTGTAATGCCTACAACGGAGGCCTTACTTTCTCTTAAATAGGAGGATGCAAGCTCCTGCAATGCAACCAGGGTATCCTCCACAATAATCATAGCACCTTGAGGTGCATCTCCATGATCCTTTTGCCATAATGCCCCGGCAGCGCCCTTCTCTACACAGGTTTGCACAAATTCATGTCCGTCAAACCTTTCGCCCACAAGCGGGATAAAGAGACTGCCTTGAACGGGCTTACGCGAATCTGTAAATACACCTTCTACACCAACATCACCATAAGCAGCAACGTCAGTTAGTGTTCCTCCACACATCTCGGCCAATTGTGCCAATGTTCTTTTTATCAATTGGATTTGCCCCTTATCGCTTCTTTCGCTATGATCCGATCGTCAAAGTCCGTCTTGGTTGTACCGATAATTTGATAGGTCTCATGGCCCTTACCCGCAATCAATACTACATCGGCAGGGCTTGCCATTTCAATAGCTTCATGAATCGCCTGGCGCCGATCCACAATCATCGTATAACGGTCAGGTTGAATGGCATCTTCAATCAGGCCTTGTTCAATATCCTTCAAAATCAGATTGGGATCTTCTGTCCGCGGATTATCGGAAGTAACAAATACGATATCGCTATACTTCGCTGCAATTTTGCCCATTAGAGGCCGCTTGGTGCGATCTCGGTCGCCACCACATCCAAATACGCAGATCACACGTCCTTCAGCAAATTCTTTCACCGTCCGCAATACGTTCTCCAGGCCATCTGGGGTATGAGCATAGTCAACAATGACAGCAAACGACTGCCCTTCATCAACAGCCTCAACACGTCCATCTACGCCGGGTACCGTCTCCAAGCTGCGTTTGATCTCCTCCAGCGGAATGTCTTCAACCAGAGCAGCAGCGATGGCAGCCATTGCGTTGTACACATTGAATTTGCCTACCATGCGTAAACGAATATCGGTGCTGCCTCTGAATGTATCTACATGAAAAGAAGTACCTTGTGAGGTAATTGAAATTTGGGATGCACGTACATCCGCATTTTCCTCCATGCCGTATGTAATTACTTCAGCTGCCGTTACAGATATAAAATAAGCTGCAGCGGGATCATCTGCGTTGATCACTGCAAATTTGCGCTTGGAAGCATCTGCGGTATATCCGTTACCCAACCGTGCAAAGAACAGGCCTTTGGCTCCGCGATATTCCTCCATGGAATGATGATAATCTAGATGATCCTGCGTCAAATTGGTAAATACAGCCGTACGGAATTCCGTCCCCTTCACCCGACCTTGCTCCAATGCGTGGGAGGAAACTTCCATAACACAA includes:
- the ftsA gene encoding cell division protein FtsA, with amino-acid sequence MSNNDIIVSLDIGTSKIRAIIGEMNNGTFNIIGVGSADSEGIRKGVIVDIDQTVQSIRNAVDHAERMVGIQISEVYVGISGNHIGLMSSHGVVAVSNEDREIGEEDMERVLKAAEVIAVPPEREIIDVVAKQYVVDGLEGIQDPRGMIGVRLEVEATIITGAKTAIHNLLRCVEKAGLKVSDLVLMSLGAGQLALSKDEKTMGSVLVDIGAGATTIAIFEEDSLVATSTLPIGGEFVTNDIAYGLRTLTDQAEKVKLKYGCAWLDDAAADVMFKVTRIGSNVDKEFSQEDLAAIIEPRVQEIFQMISQEVKRLGYNDLPGGYILTGGTVSMPGVLQVAQHELAASVRVAVPDYIGVRDPGFTSGVGILHSVIRSLRIRPSTNSGGGNNNNINKKPTNRPKPNAAQESEQKPGLFERLKNMFSEFI
- a CDS encoding cell division protein FtsQ/DivIB, whose translation is MPKSQIPVLKKNRPKRNTSRKIVFILLLLFIVLLAVLFFRSSMSRISAIEITGNVYTTTSELLEKSGLKEGEQFFGTTSADVIERLKTIKAISTVTVDKQFPGTIHIKVQEYPTVAYELGSDGTLKAILASGTSLTVPATIGVAVEKPILTQWKADDPLKAKLSETLAKIPNELTTDISEIIPNPTPSFPDQIRMYTKSQFEVITTVSLLSDKVEYLNQVIETERPGKITMLEADTYVPFIPDNPEEDVEPGATP
- the murA gene encoding UDP-N-acetylglucosamine 1-carboxyvinyltransferase, which gives rise to MDKLVIEGGKPLSGSIRIHGAKNAALPIMAASLLADGEVTLHNVPHLLDIEVMLYILERLGCTCRHEQGTVTIDTSSIRSYDVPEDLMKQMRSSIFLMGPLLAKFGQVSVYQPGGCAIGERKIDLHLRGLEALGASIEELDQQIICRGRKLVGTDIHLDFPSVGATENIMMAAVTAEGTTTIFNAAREPEIQDLQHFLNAMGARIIGAGTDTITINGVEKLRPCSYEIIPDRIVAGTVMIAAAATRGNVTLTHCNPAHLTSLIHVLKRTGVQITVCNDIMTVSCMSRPKSVDRIVTSPYPSFPTDLQSQIMVLLSLADGFSVMKETVFEGRFKHVDELNVMGADISVDMNAAFIRGVPRLYGATVEATDLRAGAALVIAGLAAQGKTVVEQVHHIDRGYDRIEKLFQSLGASVERQSPVSKQLDFAN
- the murB gene encoding UDP-N-acetylmuramate dehydrogenase, with product MQQWISLLSQNNVGNVLENEPLAKYTTWKIGGPADALVIPENKEQMVNLIQLLHEHQIPWMQLGRGSNMLVSDKGIRGVVVKPGEGFDYAEFHEGGVTAGAAHSFVKLSVVAAKKEWTGLEFGSGIPGTVGGAVYMNAGAHGSDVSRIFQSAEIVLETGELVRYSKEDMEFAYRHSVLHERRGIVLEATFALQQGERKAISESMAAYKDRRRRTQPLQMACAGSVFRNPPGDHAARLIEAAGLKGMTQGGAQVSTMHANFIVNTGQATAEDVITLMQQIQNTISSQNGINLVPEVFVVGER
- the murG gene encoding undecaprenyldiphospho-muramoylpentapeptide beta-N-acetylglucosaminyltransferase, whose amino-acid sequence is MRVVLSGGGTGGHIYPAVAIARQCEAENPDSTFLYIGGTRGLESKLVPQENIPFQSIDITGFRRKLSFDNVKTVMRFLQGVRKAKKMLKEFKPDVVIGTGGYVCGPVVYAAAKLGIPSVIHEQNAIPGLTNKFLTRYVDTVAVSFEGSEKAFSGAKKVVYTGNPRATTVAQASRDRGFATLGVPMDSRVVLVVGGSRGAKAINKAMVDMAPMLAKLEDVHVVYVTGDSYFDETREAIRSSLGTMPNHLHVLPYVHNMPEVLACTSLIVNRAGASFLAEITSLGIPSILIPSPNVTNNHQEANARTLEGGGASLTMLEKDLTGQALYQAIAGIMNDEAARRRMAEASRKLGKPDAAEVLVSEIRHLAAGR
- the spoVE gene encoding stage V sporulation protein E — translated: MKQTRPAPDIWLLICILALLAIGIIMVYSAGSVLAFHDYGDSFYFVKRQMLFAGLGLAAMFVTANVDYRVWRKYAKPILIACFIMLIAVLIPGIGVVRGGARSWLGIGSFGIQPSEFMKLGMILFLAHWLSKEPGKIKTFMTGLLPPLGLIGLAFGIIMLQPDLGTGTVMLGASMLIIFTAGARMKHLLLLALGGVAGFAALIAAAPYRLQRITAFLDPWSDPLGAGYQIIQSLYAIGPGGLAGLGLGMSRQKYSYVPEPQTDFIFSILAEELGFIGGMIVLLLFLVLVWRGMRVAMTVPDAFGSLLGVGIVGMVAVQVIINIGVVIGLMPVTGITLPLISYGGSSLTLMLTALGILLNLSRYAR
- the murD gene encoding UDP-N-acetylmuramoyl-L-alanine--D-glutamate ligase, which translates into the protein MNHPETYRGQQVVVLGLAKSGVQVAKVLDRAGAIVTVNDKKEREQCPEASELEALGISVVCGGHPDDLIHSDVKLVVKNPGIPYQAPPVQQALALGIEVVTEVEVAYHLCAAPMIGITGSNGKTTTTTWVGNMLELAGLKPIVAGNIGTPLCEAAEQASADNWMVVELSSFQLKGTSDFRPRIASLLNVAETHLDYHGDMDDYVASKAKLFANQQPEDIAILNWDDPVCRGLVPYIKAKLLPFSLTEKLEAGVYADPPYVDGEEDDVKRQVIYADGHGNHHVVIDVEDIGIPGRFNVGNALAAVAIAVSAGADPSVLAAPLADFKGVEHRLEYVLEHNGANYYNNSKATNSKATVMALNSFKEPVVLIAGGLDRGSDMMELLPLFQERVKAVVALGETREKIAKVAELAGLKQIKVVDNEEDAARTLTAAVQEASQFAAPGDVVLLSPACASWDMFASYEERGRIFKEAAHNL
- the mraY gene encoding phospho-N-acetylmuramoyl-pentapeptide-transferase gives rise to the protein MDFQVLLLTIGVSFILAVIAAPLLIPLLRRMKFGQQVREDGPQSHLKKSGTPTMGGVVILLAFTLAFLKFSAVKNTDFYVLLVATLGFGLIGFLDDYIKIVFKRSLGLTARQKMLGQLFFSAVMCYLLIQNGHSTAISIPGTSVSFDWTGWFYYPFVVFMMLAITNAVNFTDGLDGLLSGVSAIAFGAFAIVAMQATSMPAAVCAAAMIGAVLGFLVYNAHPAKVFMGDTGSLGIGGAIGAVAIVTKTELLFVIIGGIFVIEILSVIIQVVSFKTRGKRVFKMSPIHHHFELSGWSEWRVVITFWAVGAILAALGLYLNKGL